In Mercurialis annua linkage group LG5, ddMerAnnu1.2, whole genome shotgun sequence, a single genomic region encodes these proteins:
- the LOC126682434 gene encoding phosphopantothenate--cysteine ligase 2-like, whose amino-acid sequence MDSSNGSVIESNPDAEIKSFFDSAPPLKDSAAISNKLKDFIHLDDGTARRIVCVTSGGTTVPLEQRCVRYIDNFSSGHRGATSTEYFIKAGYAVIFLYRRGSYQPYCRFLPEDPLLECFVSTDGSDIQVCQSYAEAVKRAINDHHAALAGGHLLKIPFTTTFEYLQILQMIAISMNNLGPHSMFYLAAAVSDFYVPWKDMAEHKIQSASGPLDMRLVQVPKMLPVLRKEWAPLAFCISFKLETDSKILLEKAETALKKYKMHMVVANELMTRKEEVTVVTAEQNIPVRREKTQPGSDVEKPLIELLIEKHSAYIKDSHM is encoded by the exons aTGGATTCATCAAATGGGTCAGTAATTGAAAGCAATCCGGATGctgaaatcaaatcattttttgACTCAGCTCCTCCTTTGAAAGACAGTGCTGCTATTTCCAACAAATTGAAGGATTTCATTCACCTAG ATGATGGAACAGCTAGAAGAATTGTGTGTGTGACCTCTGGTGGCACCACAGTTCCCTTGGAACAGCGATGCGTTCGTTATATTGATAATTTCAGTTCAGGCCATAGAGGAGCCACATCTACTGA GTATTTTATCAAGGCTGGATATGCGGTGATATTCTTATATAGGAG gGGAAGTTACCAGCCGTATTGCCGCTTTCTTCCTGAGGATCCACTTCTTGAGTGTTTCGTCTCCACTGATGGCTCAGATATTCAAG TGTGCCAATCATATGCTGAGGCAGTGAAGAGAGCAATTAATGATCATCATGCT GCTCTGGCAGGTGGTCACTTATTAAAGATTCCTTTTACAACCACGTTTGAATATCTTCAG ATTTTACAAATGATTGCAATATCAATGAATAATCTTGGCCCACATAGTATGTTTTATCTTGCTGCTGCAGTGTCCGATTTTTATGTACCTTGGAAGGACATG GCGGAGCATAAAATTCAATCAGCATCTGGTCCGCTGGACATGCGACTCGTCCAAGTGCCGAAGATGCTCCCAGTGTTGAGGAAAGAATGGGCTCCCTTAGCCTTCTGCATATCATTCAAG CTCGAGACAGATTCAAAGATTCTTTTAGAGAAGGCAGAAACGGCCCTTAAAAAGTACAAGATGCATATGGTTGTTGCAAATGAACTAATGACTCGGAAAGAGGAGGTGACAGTTGTCACAGCTGAACAAAATATTCCAGTCCGGCGTGAGAAGACTCAGCCTGGTTCCGACGTGGAAAAGCCTCTGATTGAACTACTTATAGAAAAGCATTCAGCTTACATCAAGGACTCTCACATGTGA
- the LOC126682249 gene encoding CSC1-like protein ERD4: MDFPSFLTSLATSFVIFLILMLLFAWLSGRPGNAVVYYPNRILKGLEPWEGGGSSSRNPFAWIREAFSSSEQDVINMSGVDTAVYFVFLSTVLSIFVLSGLILLPVLLPVAATEINQIISNSTSAGTFNDLDKLSMGHINEKSPRLWAYLLSTYWISIVTYFMLWKAYKHVSGLRAAARLSPDIKPEQFAVLVRDIPSVPEGQSIKEQVDSYFKSIYPEAYYRSMVATDNKEVNKIYKELEGYKQKLARAEAVYAQSKDTGKPEGVRPTTKPGFLGICGAKIDSIEYFNEKIKELSLKLVAEQKVTLREKQQRCALVFFTNRVTAASAAQSLHAQMVDTWTVSDAPEPRQIVWSNLKIKFFQRIIRQYIVYFIVALIILFYMIPIGLIAALTTLSNLKKVVPFLKPLVDMPALKTVLQAYLPQLALLVFLALLPKLLMFLSKMEGIPSESHLVRAASGKYFYFTIFNVFLGVTLSGSLFETLKTIQDDPNSTVPMLANSLPGSATFFLTFVALKFFIGFGLELSRVVPLIIFHVKRKYLCKTEHELKEAWKPGDLGYATRVPSDLLVVTLVFSYSIIAPLIIPFGVVYFGLGWLILRNQALKVYVPSYESYGRMWPHIHTRILGALLLFQVTMTGYFGVKKFIYTPFVIPLPITTFIFFYVCRKKFYRSFSDPALEVASGELKEIPNMEQIFRSFIPPSLNSEKVDDDQFEDALSQVSRMGSFA; the protein is encoded by the exons ATGGATTTTCCGTCGTTCTTGACGTCTTTAGCGACGTCGTTTGTGATCTTTCTGATCTTAATGCTACTGTTTGCATGGTTGTCGGGAAGGCCTGGAAACGCTGTCGTTTATTATCCGAATCGAATCTTGAAAGGTTTGGAACCGTGGGAAGGCGGCGGGTCGAGTTCTCGGAACCCGTTTGCTTGGATCCGAGAAGCGTTTTCTTCTAGTGAACAGGATGTTATTAACATGTCTGGTGTTGACACTGCTGTTTACTTCGTGTTCTTGAGCACTG TGTTGTCGATATTTGTGTTATCCGGCCTTATTCTACTACCAGTTCTTCTCCCTGTTGCTGCTACTGAGATAAATCAGATTATCTCAAACTCTACAAGTGCGGGGACTTTTAATGACCTTGACAAGTTGTCCATGGGACATATTAAT GAGAAGAGTCCGAGGCTGTGGGCTTACTTGCTTAGTACGTACTGGATTTCTATTGTGACATATTTTATGTTATGGAAGGCATACAAGCATGTTTCTGGGCTGAGAGCTGCTGCTCGTTTGTCTCCTGACATTAAACCTGAGCAGTTTGCTGTTCTTGTTAGGGATATACCTTCTGTTCCCGAGGGACAAAGTATAAAGGAACAGGTGGATTCATATTTTAAGTCTATCTATCCCGAGGCATATTACAGATCCATGGTCGCCACAGACAATAAGGAG GTcaacaaaatttataaagagTTGGAAGGGTACAAGCAAAAGCTTGCTCGTGCAGAAGCAGTATACGCCCAGTCTAAGGACACAGGCAAACCAGAAGGAGTAAGACCAACTACCAAACCTGGCTTTCTTGGTATTTGCGGTGCAAAAATAGATAGCATCGAATACTTCAATGAGAAGATTAAGGAACTTTCCCTTAAGTTGGTAGCTGAGCAAAAGGTCACGCTACGGGAGAAGCAGCAACGCTGTGCTTTGGTCTTTTTCACCAACAGGGTGACAGCGGCATCTGCTGCTCAGAGTCTGCATGCCCAAATGGTTGACACATGGACAGTCAGTGATGCTCCTGAACCTCGTCAAATAGTATGGTCGAACCTCAAAATTAAGTTTTTCCAAAGAATAATACGACAGTACATTGTGTATTTCATTGTGGCTCTGATCATATTATTTTACATGATACCAATTGGATTAATTGCTGCATTGACAACATTGTCCAATCTGAAGAAAGTTGTCCCATTTCTTAAGCCATTAGTGGATATGCCTGCGCTCAAGACAGTCTTGCAAGCTTACCTCCCTCAGCTTGCACTTCTCGTCTTTCTTGCTTTGTTGCCCAAGTTGCTCATGTTTCTCTCCAAGATGGAGGGAATTCCTTCAGAGAGCCATTTGGTGCGAGCCGCCTCCGGAAAATATTTCTACTTCACAATTTTCAATGTTTTCTTAGGAGTTACACTTAGCGGCTCCTTATTCGAAACGTTAAAGACCATTCAGGACGATCCAAATTCCACTGTTCCCATGCTAGCAAATAGCCTCCCAGGCAGTGCAACTTTCTTCCTGACCTTTGTGGCTTTGAA GTTCTTCATAGGTTTTGGTCTGGAGCTATCCCGCGTAGTTCCCTTGATCATATTTCATGTGAAGAGGAAGTATCTTTGCAAAACTGAACACGAATTGAAAGAAGCTTGGAAACCGGGAGATTTGGGCTATGCAACTCGAGTTCCTAGTGATTTGCTTGTTGTCACACTCGTCTTCAGCTACTCAATCATAGCTCCTCTTATTATCCCATTTGGAGTAGTATACTTTGGCCTCGGATGGCTTATTCTTCGAAATCAG GCACTCAAAGTATATGTCCCGTCCTACGAGAGCTACGGAAGGATGTGGCCGCACATTCATACGCGAATCCTCGGTGCTCTACTATTGTTCCAAGTCACTATGACTGGTTACTTTGGAGTGAAGAAATTTATATATACTCCATTTGTGATTCCACTCCCTATTACCACTTTTATCTTCTTCTACGTCTGTAGGAAGAAATTTTACAGATCTTTCAGCGACCCGGCTCTTGAAGTCGCTAGCGGCGAACTCAAGGAAATTCCGAACATGGAACAAATCTTCAGATCCTTCATCCCACCAAGCTTAAACTCTGAAAAAGTTGACGATGACCAGTTTGAAGATGCATTATCACAAGTTTCAAGAATGGGATCATTTGCTTGA
- the LOC126680031 gene encoding phospholipase A1-Igamma1, chloroplastic translates to MEMSPLQKPGLVKKTMSKNARKIWKFKLTVTWKAFKNAFAKRFRRRLSPKTKTNVKQLSAVKTHQQPPPQTIKNNSSRRPRKTLAKLLYVPYTASDFLDKGDEMTPTISPKQNISAIWQELHGSSNWETLLDPLHPCLRREILKYGEFVGATYDAFDFDPLSEYCGSCRFNRHKMFQELGLTKHGYNVTKYLYAMSHVDVPDWFEKIYTTWSKDSNWMGYVAVSDDQESRRIGRRDIVVAWRGTVAPTEWFSDLRTSLEYFDEEHEEKKINIKVQEGFLSIYKHKDQETRYNKQSASEQVMQELKRLVSHYREFYGEQKISLTVTGHSLGGALALLTAYEAAITIPNIFISVISFGAPRVGNLRFKEKLNELGVKTLRVVVKQDIVPKLPGIIVNNIINKISKITRKLNWVYRHVGTQLKLDMDTSPYLKRDADMSGSHNLEVYLHLLDGFMGKKMKFRWNARRDLALVNKSSDMLIEELRIPEFWYQMPHKGLVLNKYGRWIKPCREVEDIPSPFSTQVSKHELSF, encoded by the coding sequence ATGGAGATGTCGCCATTGCAAAAACCTGGTCTAGTGAAGAAGACAATGTCAAAAAATGCAAGAAAAATATGGAAGTTTAAGCTTACTGTTACTTGGAAAGCTTTCAAGAACGCTTTTGCAAAAAGGTTTCGTCGTCGTTTAAGCCCTAAAACTAAAACCAACGTCAAACAGCTTTCCGCCGTGAAAACTCATCAACAACCGCCGCCTCAAACAATCAAGAATAACTCTAGCCGTCGTCCCCGGAAGACACTAGCAAAGCTTCTCTATGTGCCTTATACGGCGTCAGATTTTCTCGACAAAGGCGACGAAATGACTCCAACAATCTCTCCTAAACAGAATATATCCGCAATATGGCAGGAATTACACGGCTCTTCCAACTGGGAAACTCTTCTCGATCCGCTCCATCCTTGTCTCCGACGAGAGATTCTCAAATATGGAGAGTTCGTCGGAGCAACTTACGATGCCTTCGATTTCGATCCGTTATCCGAATATTGCGGCAGTTGTAGGTTCAACCGTCACAAGATGTTTCAAGAATTAGGGCTTACAAAACACGGTTACAATGTCACAAAATACCTCTACGCCATGTCACACGTTGACGTGCCGGATTGGTTCGAAAAAATATACACTACATGGAGCAAAGATTCAAATTGGATGGGGTACGTGGCTGTGAGTGACGATCAAGAATCACGAAGAATTGGACGTCGAGACATAGTCGTGGCGTGGCGTGGGACAGTGGCCCCAACCGAGTGGTTCTCCGACCTTCGAACGAGCCTCGAGTATTTCGACGAAGAACacgaagaaaagaaaattaacaTTAAGGTACAAGAAGGGTTTCTATCAATTTACAAACATAAAGATCAAGAAACGAGATACAATAAACAAAGTGCTTCGGAGCAAGTTATGCAAGAATTGAAAAGATTAGTTAGCCATTATAGAGAATTCTATGGCGAGCAAAAGATTAGCTTGACGGTCACGGGTCATAGCTTAGGTGGTGCATTAGCACTTCTTACAGCATACGAGGCTGCAATTACAATCCCTAATATTTTCATTAGTGTCATATCATTTGGCGCACCGAGGGTTGGTAACTTACGATTCAAGGAAAAGCTTAACGAGCTCGGAGTCAAGACACTTCGCGTGGTGGTCAAGCAAGATATAGTCCCGAAACTTCCGGGGATCATAGTGAACAACATTATCAACAAGATCAGCAAAATCACTCGAAAATTGAATTGGGTTTACCGACACGTAGGAACGCAATTAAAACTCGATATGGACACATCACCTTACTTGAAGCGCGATGCTGACATGTCAGGCTCGCATAACTTGGAGGTTTATCTTCATCTATTGGATGGGTTTATGGGgaagaaaatgaaatttagaTGGAATGCGAGGAGGGATTTGGCATTGGTGAATAAGAGTAGTGATATGCTGATTGAAGAGCTGAGAATACCAGAATTTTGGTACCAAATGCCACATAAAGGACTCGTTTTGAACAAATATGGTCGATGGATTAAGCCTTGTAGGGAAGTTGAAGACATTCCTTCTCCATTTAGTACTCAAGTTTCCAAGCATGAGCTTTCAttttag
- the LOC126682251 gene encoding uncharacterized protein LOC126682251 → MDHRVNPMKASQAWIKKRKAFDQRGDMAIAAWAEQQQLEMNLRVRRLTRSKVSFIIISMDSTLKRYTLVLKKRDLMRKKAGEEKKKIITQLLAAEGLELDIDDDETL, encoded by the exons ATGGATCACAGGGTCAATCCTATGAAG GCCTCACAAGCATGGATTAAGAAGCGAAAAGCTTTTGATCAACGAGGTGATATGGCTATTGCTGCTTGGGCTGAGCAGCAGCAGCTTGAGATGAATCTTCGTGTTCGCCGTCTTACTCGTTCAAAGGTATCATTTATCATCATCTCAATGGACAGTACACTTAAGCGATATACACTAGTCTTGAAGAAAAGAGACTTGATGCGAAAGAAAGCAGGGGAAGAGAAGAAAAAGATTATTACTCAGCTTTTGGCTGCCGAGGGGCTTGAGCTGGACATCGACGACGATGAAACTCTGTAG